From Eremothecium sinecaudum strain ATCC 58844 chromosome III, complete sequence:
CATGATTCATCATCTTCCTTAAAGCAAACCACTGGAAACACTTTGAACATTTCCGCAGACGCCCCCCTAACTTCTAAAGCTGCCCCTATCGCTACCATTACCTCCGCTGTCACGCCTGAGCATCGCGAGTAGATTGTTACCTTGCAAAACATAAAAATACTACTACTTGATGTATTGTAAGAAACTGTTCAAAAGCATGTCGTCGTTCTGAAGAAGCGAAAAACATCACGTACATAAATAGTTTTTTCTACTACTATTAGCTACTATTAGTATTATTTCTACTATTCTCTTTCCTTTCTAGTACTTATCTAGGCATTTTAGCACTATGGGATCCGGCAATACAGTTAATCTAGGTATACGCGCTTAGATGAGGAATGTACAAAATCGCATCAATATGCACGTGATGCAAATCTGGATTGTAGGGTCGAATGATATGAACGTTGACATTTGATGGAATTTGAAACATGAAAAAGACACAAGAACTGTGATTGTGATAGTACTACGAATGGGAGCAGAACTGTTGCACAACTTGTTATTTAGTCTGTAAAAGCAGCAAGGAACTTATTTATACAATATGAATATCTCTCCAACACCCAAGAGGTACCAAGGTTCTAATAATATGCCTCGTGCAGTCAACCTCAACTATCATAATCCGCCCGCACCTTCTTATCACCCACTACCAGGCCATGGTGTTGAGCAAATTGTCCCAGAAGAATACAAAATCAATTCAAATATGATTTCATCACTTATAAAACAGAATAAGGATCTACTAGCTAAGTTGGATGAAAAAGATCGGGAATTGGAGAAGTTGAATGTTTTGGTGGGTTCGTTACGCGGGAAACTAATAAAATACACTGAACTGAACAAAAAACTACAGGGACAACTTGCACAGTCTGCATCAGTTAATTCAGTTCCGGAGCAGGTTCCGGTATTAGGGGTTAatcagcagcagcagcagcagcagcagcaaaGTCAGCAGGCTCAACAGGCGCAACAGCGGGAAGTCGCATCAGATTTTATACAGCTGCCCAGGAGAACTCCAGGGAATTCCGAGGACGACAAGAAGATCAACGAAATATACAATAAGTTGGAGACATTGACAAATCTGCTAGCTCAGCAGCAAAAGGCTGAGCAGGACCATCAGCCCATGCCTGCTACTTTAACCTCCCCCAAATCCGTATATAGTCCTGTAACGGAAGATGACATAATGATCAGCGAATCCTCggaattgaagaagttggaAGAACAGGTTGACCATCTTAAACGGAAAGTCTTAATTAAGAGCGAAAATGAACTACGGAAGCTCTCTTTGAACCAACAATTAGTAGATTTGATGGAGAAGCTTACTGCTACGGGGTCTCCACAGAACATACATTCCCCAAATTCTCTTCTATATGACAGAAATAGTTCATCTAGTACCTCTACCGAATCCAATTCTGGCGGTCATCCCGCAACCCATTGCGAGCATTGTCATCATCCTCCTGAAGAAACATTGAAAAGACCTACAATGGACATAAAGAAAGCTTTGGAAACACCAACACCATCTAGGACGCGACGCGACATTTCAAGCCAGGCGAAGAACAGTATGTCTAGCAATGGTACGAATGCCATTTGGTAATTACTCTTTAAGCCAATCCACTTAATCCGTAGCATTGAAATCTGTTTGACGCACCGTTTGTATCATTAGAATACTGATTGGAGATATGTCACTGTGAtattataatatatattaacCTTATCATAGGACAGTGACCTCAGGTGAAAGGTTTGCAAGCATTTGTTGCATGGTGGATACGCTGAAGTTAACTTTGCATATTGGACTGCTGGTAAAGTGTCTTACTTTTTTCAGTTTTTAGAGGTTACGCAACGATCACGACTTGTAACAGTTAGACCCATATTGTAAGTCTGGAAGGGATATAATATACGTATATTACCATTCTCACTGCGTATAAAAAGGACAGTGGCTTATCTGACGTTACCATTATATAAGGTATGTAAATGTGCTAAATTAGTTATCGTCGGATGGCGACAATGTTACGAACCCTAGGTTAGAGTATGTGTATTTTAAAGAATTTTACAAGCTGATTAGATatttgaagatttttatgAAAGTATTGAGTGAATTCCTGCTAAATTTAACAAGATGCTAATGTTAATCAAAGGTAATTTTCTTACCCTCAAACTTGACGCTTTTCAGCTTCTCTTCAGCAAGTTTCTTTGCTTGCCAGGATGGATGTATGGTTTCTCTTTTCAATGTAGATGCACTCTTATGTAAAATTGAGGACTCTGTAGAGTCGGAAGTGGTGGTTACTTGCGTACCCATCCTTGCCGCACGCCTTGCAGCTCTTTCCTCGAATTCTTGCTTCTTTCTTGCCCTCTCCTCTCGTTCTTTTTCAAACTGTGTTTGAATGTGTTTTGCATTTCTACCATACTTCTTTTCCCAAATCTTTTGTCTAGCTCGTTGGCCTCTCCGATTCTTACGCTTTGGTTTATTGTCTATTTGCTCCTTAGCAACATTGTCCTCCTCAaattcttcatcatctCCACCACTATAGTAACCCATCATCAATTCGGGTAATTTATTTGGAGTTTCATCTAATTTGCGTCTTTTCTGTAGCGGTTCTCTATCATCGTCATCAGAAATATCATGATATTCTTGTTCGTCTTCGTCTTCACTGGGCTCCACATCAGTGACCTCGTTATAGTTCAATTCTGGGTTAAGTTGGAACTCTTGagtttcttcttcttcgtcagTTCCCACTATCATGTTCTCGCACTGACTTAAAAGTTTATCATAGTCTATATCGctctcttcttcatcttcaccaAAGCTCTCACCAGATGCCTCATTTCCGGTAGCTTCAGAAGCACTATCTTCGGACTCTTCATTAAAACCTTCTTTTTTGGAAACCTCAGTACTCTCAGGACGTTCAGATTCTTCTTTGGCTTTTCTTACACCTCTAACAAGGTCAACACCGGTTTCCAGTCCAGAAAGTAATTCCTTCACATTTTTCATGCTCATAAGCTGTGCTACCAACTGTTCACCACCCGCAATACTCTTCGTCACCTCATTCCAAACTTTACTAGGATTATTTTCATCATTTCGATCATTAAACTGCCGCAAAATATTATGTTCTGCAAACCATGCAGGCGGTTTCTCTTTCAGAGCTTTTGACGGACAAATTTTCGAGATTACTATCTTCACAATTTTTGAGCGTACAACAAGATATGCAAACTTATCAAACCCATAAACGTCTTTAATCTGATTCAAAGTATCAAGCTTACTCTGTTGTTTTTCATTCTTAGAGCTTTGAAGCATTTTATGTTGATTTTCCAGCTGCTTCACAAACAGACCACAAATCttattttcaacaaaatgTACTTTGTTATTCAACAATTCTAGCTTTAACTCTTGAATCTTCTGCTTTAGATCATCAATATTTAAGCTGGCTATTAACTTCTCTAACCTCTTTGCTGATTTCTTACCTTTAGCATTGTATAGTGTAGGAGTTGACCTTAAACGAGGTTTAAAGTCTGCCAGTGTATCAGTAACTAAATGATACTGATATTCTGCGTTATCCAACCTATGGAGAATATTGCTCTTCTTTACTGCCATTTTCCAATACCCTAGAGCCTATATTAAGAGTACTATAACCGAGTTCAGAGTATAAATGGTGATGGGCGCGATGAGCATTAAGTATCTGAAAATTCATCGCATGTTACCCGGACTTCGCGGGATTTAAATAAAACAACCCGCCAGCGGTCTGCGCTAAGCAAACCCGTGGTCAGGTATCTTACGACTCTCATACTAGCTCAACTATACGAATTCCAAGAAACTTTGATCAGTCTGACATGCAAATCGTTAATTATAGTTCCAATCATTGAATGGACTCATAAATTTGGGTATAAATTCAGTCATCATGCAAAGCCTTAGAAAGTTAAGATATTTTACGTTTTAAACCTTGCTTGAACTCAAACAAGATCCCATATACCTTACTAATTTGTAATACTTCCAGTAGAATCAGAAAAGCCCTGTCACAGGCTATTATCATCAACATCCAAAGATTAAACAGTCCTTGGAGATTACAGTTGACCGTCGTGAAAATGTAATATCATCATAAACACTGGCATAATTTCCCAAACTAGCATAATTCGTAGGTATATGGATAGGAGGAATATCTCAGACGGAAAACTTGTCTTCAACTAACGGTCAGACATATGCTTGTCATTATTGTTTTTGAAGATTCATCATAGTGAAACGCCCCCCATAATCCTTAAACTGATTCGCCAAGAAATCAACAATGACTGTCTCCTGACAGCCAGTTATTAAGATCGCAGCCGATCAAATGATTGATAGATGGTCAGAAATGCATGAATGGTAATTTTTAAAGATGTGTCTTCAGCGAGAAACCTCGAAATCAGACTCGTCATCTAAGAAATTCATCATGTTATCTTTCAAACACCAACATTACACCCAATAGGGTCGAAGTTGATTAAGATCAGTCACGGCAGGTTTCTGAGGCCTGCCATTAAAGCATTGTCACTCATCTAGTTATAAATTCAGTGCCCAGTGCTATAACTCGTCATGTCGTCGTCAAACTTCGTTCCCTAAGAGTTATATTGTTGGATGTCGACTTTTACCTAAAAGCCTGATCAAAATGAAGAACAAAAATCAGAGTTGTGCAAAAACTTATCAACACGTATAATTCAGCCAGTAATTCCAGCTTTGTTTTTGTAAAATCATCATACAAATGATCTTCATTTTCTATCCAATTGCACCGAGCGTTACTCCACTAGTGTGGTACGCCTGTACTTACACTAGGTGTCTTCTGTTACGTTTCGCGAGTCCATTCATATAACATGAATAGAATAAGCCTCAGAAAGCCATGCATGATTAGTTTCTAATCATAAATTAAATTCAGAAACTCTAGTTTGTATCTAATTTTCAGTCATCAGTGGTCTTTAGCCCGCTAACATGTGCCAAAGCACCAGACGACACAGAGTAACAACTGCGTCAATTGGATAGCCATATTACTTGGAACTGTTCACTTATTTACTATGTATAATGTACCGGGAAAATTTTTCTATCTCCTTTTTGATCTTTATATACCAGTTGTTGGCCGGGTAACTTCGTAGCACGTGACATGTGTGCATCTTATAGGGCTTGTCTAAAGGTAACAAACCCATAACAAATCTTAACACTCGTTTTATGTCAGTTCTGGTTAAATGGTAGGGGTTCATTTAGGCGTTGAGTGTTTCATATATAGAGGGGTAGTTGTATCTGAGTTGGAGTATTGGAAGGAGAGGATCTCTGCTTGCTAATTTCCGTTTTTTTACAAAAACCAAATCGAGGTTCAGTCATGGGCAAAAAGGTTAGTAAACGATCAACATCATATTATGCTGTTATAAGAACATTACTTAGTGGAGAGCGCGTTGTTCAATGGGTGATTCTTGGTACAACGTTTTTTCTCGCAGCTAATAAGCTCATTAAAACAAATGATGATATCGCCTTATTTGTTACTCTATTGGGCACAGCGGTGGCTTTTGGTGTAGGAAATGCGGTTTGGTACAGACCCGGTGGTTCTCAGATTATTAAGACTTTACCCTCGTTCAACACTGTGTATTTGCTATTTCTACCATTTATGTTGAGCTTACTTTTCAACAGGGATTTGGTGCTGGTCAATTGTGCTATGGCACTGAATATATCTTTGATACCGGTGTTTATTCGTCTTCCAATACAGTTCGCGATATTGTTGTTTAATTATGGGTACCACGACGATGCCCTGAGGAACTTGGTAGCATTGTTTATCAACAGCTTTGCATGCTTTATGTTGGAGCATATTTCTGAGTTGAAATCTTTAGATGAAACGGAATGCAATTTGTTTTCGATCTTGTTAACCAACGTGATTTTCCTAATTCATTCCGATTCACGTCCATTCCTCATTCTGAAGACGTGTATGTTGGCGTTCCTTGCGGGAGTCCTGGTGAATTACTCTGTATTAACACTCTGTCGTCCCATTCACCCTATGTTTAGGACCCTAACGTTGCTTACCATGTTTGCTATAGTTTATACGGGATTCATATTAAAGTTCCTGCATATTGACAAAGTTAATAACGGAAATGCTTTGATTTGGTTGTTGCGTTTTATTTGGCAGAGTAAGACTCGCATGACAATTTTATCGTGCTGGATAGCTTCCTTATTTCTATTGTTTCCGAATGTATTTTTCTTCAAGTCTAAAATGTCCTTGAATATGTCTAGGAAGATTTGGCACTTTCTACTTCTACCATTAGTAGTACCTTCAATGCTAATAGAACCTGAGTTCACATCCATTGCGTTAGCTGGTATTATGACAACTTTTTTTGTCGTTGAGTATTTCCGTTACATGGAATTGGCGCCGTTAGGAACATTCATCAATTCACAATTTTATCATTTTGCAGATTACAGAGATCTTAAGGGTCCACTTATTGTATCCTACATATACTTGATGCTAGGAGTGTCGTTTCCGCTATTAGTAAATCAATCATTGGTCGGAATAATAAGTTTAGGAGTTGGTGATTCACTTGCTTCCATTGTTGGCAAGAACTATGGCAGAAATCGCTGGCCTGGTACGAGAAAAACAATAGAAGGTACTGTTGCATTCGTATTTTCTACTGCGATGTTTGCGCTCGTAGCTCAGCGCTATTTTGGAGCCTTTAAGGGTCTCTCTGATGGCAGAATCATATTGGCATGCGTTCTATCAGGAGTTTTGGAAGGTAATTCCACATTAAATGATAATTTACTAATCCCCGCGTTTATGATGATTATAATGGAATTATTTAAATACTGAAGCGAATATTCTCTAAGAGAAAACGCTTTTATTgtataaaaaaattaacCCATTTAAGGTGAATTTAAAGCTGGTATGGTGCATTTGACATTGAAAACACTGATacaataaaaaaattaaaaacGATTATAATGATAAGAACAATAATACTAAACCTAATTTCACTAATATTACTAAAATGATGGtcttttaaaataaaaatgataaatatatacaGTTCGTAAAGTACAAGTTATGGTTAACTAAATTATTGGACAAAAAGTATATAACTCAAATACTCTTTTTGCTCAAAGCCTTTTTCTTGCTGGAGTTCTTCTTGTTTTTGTTTTGCGTTTTAGAAGATTTAGAGCTCCCATCACCATTAATAAAGTTCACTAGTTCATCGATTGATTTTGAAACTAGTTCAGGATTTGGGTTGACTGAATTAGTATTGGATTTCTTAGGCTTTGGGTTACTTCCTGTTACTGTGTTGGATGCCGCGGCTAATTTCTTCTGCTGCTCCTTCTCTGTGATGATATTTTCGATACCACTAATCCATCTTTTACATTGAGCTGTGGTTTGATGGTTCAAACCCAGCTCCTTACAGAATAAATCGAAACTGTTCTGAATATATGGCAATGAGTTTTCAAAGTCTTCAATAGAAGCATAAAGGTTCCCAATACGTGATTCGTTCAAAGCATATGGGTAGGTCATCTCGCCATCAACCTTCAGTATTAATTCTGAGATTTTGTTTAATACTTGAATGTTTTGGGGAACATTTTTCATGGAACCAGTTATGGTGCCTAAAGTGTAATATGCACTTATAACTGATGGGTGAATTGAGGGACAGTTGCAACTAAATATCTCTAGGAGCATGCTTAAAGATAAGGCAGCGTTAAATGGCGATTCATTCGACAACTCTAAATATGCAAGGCCATTCAAACATCTCATCAATTGGAATGAGTCATAGCCGGCAACTCTTTCATATATGGCACAAGCCTTACGACAGAGTGCAATTGCTTGCACAAATGCACCTAGATTAGAGTAAACATTTGACAATGCATAGTATGATTCTGCGACAATTGGATGTACAACACCATAAATTTCTTCTCTAGCGGCAATAGCTTGAGTAAATAATACTAGAGCATGTTGCTGGTTGTCGTCCTGTTTTAGTAATTCCGAAGCTTGTGCCCAATATCTATCGCCAACATTTGTATTCATGTCGGCAACTTTAACAATAGGGCGCAAACTGAAATCTTGGATACAGAAAGTAGCCACAGGGTCCACTAGCTTGTTTCTAACCTTCTTATCTTGAGATTGCTTCCAAGACTCATATTGTTCCTTCGTAAAGAAGTATTCTTTGTTCAACAATTGGATACCATTTTTGCTACAAACAGATCTTAAAAGCATGAAGGGAGATTCTCCGTACTGTGATAGCCAATCAGAAGAAAGAGCAACTCCAAAGCGACGTTGTGCCTGAGAAGCAATTTCTTGCAACAAAGATTGCTGGTTCAACTTTGTAAACTCGAATGAAAAAGATGCGTAAACTTCATCAGGGATCTCAACAGGAGGTTTTGAGTTGTAGCTACTTCCAAACAATAAATTCAAAACGTAAGAAATCAAAGAGCTAACCATAATTGCTGGCAACTCTTTGGAATACTTTCTAATGACATGCTTCACTGACCGAGAAATGATTTCTAACTTAGACAACTCTATCAATGTGAGCAAGTTGTCGTTATTAACAACAACAGCGTCGCCATCATGAGGTTTTCTGACCTCATTTTCATCTAAAGCCAGCTCACCACTGAGTTCTGGCGGGATTTCTTTATTCTCCTTTAGTAATTGCTGAATTTTTGCTTGCCTTTCTAAAATCATTCCCTCAATCTTCTTTAGATAATTGGATTCCCATTCAGCATGTTCCTTATTACCTTCTGCTATCTTGGACTGGGCTGCAGACCTGGCTGACTTCTGTTCCTCAAGTTCTTTTTCGGCTAAGTTTATAATCTTGCCTAAGTACCTTAAATTAATACCAGAATTGTGAAGAATATCAACAAGATGTTCACCAGTATAAGGCACACTTACTGTACCATCGGCAAATTTCTTTACAAGTTCCGGAATTGCTTTCAATCTTAAAAAGTTAGAAATATCATCAACGGTTTTATCTTCGATACCTTCCATTTGGTAAGCATCTGGATTAAATGCATGAACATTGTCCCTAAAAGCATCAGATAACTCAATTTTATCGTTTTCAACCTTTGTGATCCACCATCTTTCCACCAGCTCATGACGAATTAATGTCTGTCTGTGTGGGTAGCGAGCTTCTTCATCCGTTTCACCGTCGTAGTTTTCACGGACAAATTCAACATCCAATGGATTGTTAACCAGGTCCAGAATGTAACATCTCTTATCAGAACCAATAATACCCTTCGACTTACAAGATGTCTGTAGCTTAGATTGTTCACCAACAGTATGGGTTTTCAAATGGAAAACACGTTGAAATTCATATAGATTATTGGCAATCTCTTCGTCGTACATAATTTTTCCTGTAGTTTCATCTTGTCCGTAACGAACACGAACTTCATTCGGCACTTCCCTCGTAACATACTCTCCATTTTCATCCTTAATCCGCTCCACACCGTTTGAATCCAAAATACCTGGTACAGGAGATTGAGCCAAAACGCGAACACCACCAAATTCGATGATCGCGGTCAATAAATGGCATGCCTTCTTTACATTACTATGCAATAGTACCTTAACTGCTTGTAAATCTTGGTTGGCCGAAGCATGAGCTGCTTCGTCTCCACCAGCATCAGCGTGACGACCATCGAAATCAGAAATAAAGGAGTAAAATATGCTGTTTTTCAAGTAAACATGTTCCATCCGTGGTGAATCCGGATTGAGGGCAACTAAGTTATCATAAAAGATGTCCATTGCTCCCTTTGTAGCAGCGACGTTAAACTCGTGGATGACTCTAGAGAGCAGTTTTTCCTCTTCCAATAAAGTAGTTACATCGGAGGATAGGCTCTCCCTAACTGTTTGGTACTCATCATTAAAGTTCCTGTCAGTGTGGAAATCCAAAGCCGTGTATTGCAATTGAGTGAAATCAACATTATTTGGAGGCAAAGCAGAAACCATCCATGGCTTGTGCAAAAAGGTAGTAACAGGTCTAGCATATGCGGTACTGTCGTTTTCCTTGTATGCATTCTCCAACTTAGATACATGCTGCACAAATTTGGTTGATTGATGTGAACAAACTTCGTACAAGGTTTGTTTCGTTACTGCTTCATTTCTTGGAGTTGGATCGAATCTCGATGAAGTTGAATTGTTCACAAAAAAGCCACCAGGAGTAGCAGTAACATGGAAAGTTTCACCTTCCAGGGTGACAATTTGGAAGTACATTAGATGACCCTTTGTCCTGAAAAAAGCTGGTACAGGATTGTAACCAGAAATTATCAAAGAGCGCAGACAGGGAATAATGATATTCCCTCCAGACTTCAAGATACCAGGAACTGCAGACCGAGATTCCAATGCTTGATTAACGAGATCGAAAAAACGATATTTCTCCTCTTCACTAACCCGCATTGTCTGCCTTTCATTTTCCTCGGCGCTCTTTGCAGGAAGATTCTTAATTTCCATAAAAGGAGCACCGCTGAACTTAGCTGGGGTAGATAGTGCAAACTCAGATATACCATCATAAGTCTCACAAACAAGACCAACGTACTCACGGAAACTTAAAAAGTGTTGTAAAACATCCTTAGCGGTATAGAGTTTGAATTGCATTTGAACATGTAAAGTTGTCCCATTTCCCACAAGATCGGATATGATTTCATCGCTATCCAACTTTTTTTGGTTATAAAGTAAAGAATAGTTGGTATAGTATTTCTTAGTCTTATGGAACGCCAAGTAGTCAATAATTTGTTGCACTTTGCCTAATTTAGAGACTGAAAGAACCAACTTATTATCCTTCCCACCAGGAAGCTTAACAATTACTTCAACGAATTCGTTTTCATTTGACATATTGATATGTTTTCGTTCCCGTACAACCTGACACTTATAGTCAAAGAAGCTCCAAACTTTTGTAAGTTAGCGCTGGTGAACCAAATAAAAGCTTCTAATGTAGTAAGTTGAGTGAATTTCTAGTACTAATTAGTTCGTGAAATGAAAAAAATTCCGGCGCATTCGCTCGGGGAAATCGTTAACGACGTCCTAGAAGATAAAGAGTACCTTCTTTTGCGTTGGTACGTGTGGGGAGTCAAAATATTAGACAGACCAAAACTTAATGTAAGTGGTGAAAAAGTTACTCCGATACCGGGAGTCGAACCCGGGTCTCCACGGTGAAAGCGTGGTGTGATAGCCGTTACACTATATCGGAAGGAATATATTAGATACCTATCTTGGCACAGTCATACTGCACGGGTGCGGTGTGGTGATAATCGTTTGTAATGATGACGGATAGCTAGTGGAATGTTGGCGCAATGTGTAATTTGAATGGCTGGATTATCATTAAAGTTTAGCAGCTACCTTGCCAGCATAATTATTTACCTAAATGATTCATACGGTAAAGGTAGTCAATTAAAAACAGAGATGCATTTAATTACTATAGCACCCATCCTGTAGGTATTTTTAAGGTTATTTGTGGCATGTTTTAATCATAAAGTGCGACAACTTCAACGCGTTGACAGTTGCAACTTAACTATCGCAATGGAATCTGATGGGCCTCAGGCCACTAAGCCGTTAGAGCTGCTGCTGCAAGGATATAAATTTGGTGAAGAGAGTGCACAGACCGGTACCTCAAGTACTGTTCTAGTTGAACCGTTTACTGGAAGAACAACATCGAGCCCCCTCAAGCCAGACTTCCAGCGGACTCCTGAAGCTGAGCAAATCAAGGTAGACATTGAGAGCTCTCAAAAAAAATCTAACTCTCGCTTTAATTTTGGTAACATACGAAGATATTACTGCACTCGCAGAAAAGCTAAAAGTCGAAAAAATGGTAGTATACGGCGACATAAGTCTACTAAACGTAAAGACTACACAAGCAAGGCTGAGATTAACAAGCTTAGCCATGGTAAGAAATTTTTATTCCATTGTGGATTTTCCAGAAGGAAAAATGCGTTATTGAGGCGTCAAACGGTCGTTCGGTTTCAAAATATAACTCAATTGCAGAATACTCTAAACTACATAGACATCGGCAGCATCAACTACAATTTTGCATGCGGCCCAGGGATACCTATTGAACATGCATTGCGCAGTCCCGTGTGGTTAGAATTAGGAAAGCTTGCTCCGAAGTTGATAGCATCTCCCGATATCCCATATTCAGCAGCGAATCTACTTCAACGCGTTTTAAGCAGTTCTGACTATCGTTTGAAGCCTACGAGAAAGATCTCTAAGCGTGCAATTCGTCGTCGGTCAGGATCTCTGAGGCGCAGCAGCACCAGCGCCTATTCTGCGCCATTATCACGTTACGAATCCGTATATCC
This genomic window contains:
- the NIS1 gene encoding Nis1p (Syntenic homolog of Ashbya gossypii AER425W; Syntenic homolog of Saccharomyces cerevisiae YNL078W (NIS1)); translation: MESDGPQATKPLELLLQGYKFGEESAQTGTSSTVLVEPFTGRTTSSPLKPDFQRTPEAEQIKVDIESSQKKSNSRFNFGNIRRYYCTRRKAKSRKNGSIRRHKSTKRKDYTSKAEINKLSHGKKFLFHCGFSRRKNALLRRQTVVRFQNITQLQNTLNYIDIGSINYNFACGPGIPIEHALRSPVWLELGKLAPKLIASPDIPYSAANLLQRVLSSSDYRLKPTRKISKRAIRRRSGSLRRSSTSAYSAPLSRYESVYPRLYSSWHQYLRTLVMRKIWLRVECLRASDKTVKRESAQETENMAAIFSVYNRSSSSDSEISDSFRLGFSSKSILLSLSDSNYESSEFPVHWISTK
- the BUD22 gene encoding Bud22p (Syntenic homolog of Ashbya gossypii ABR052W; Syntenic homolog of Saccharomyces cerevisiae YMR014W (BUD22)); protein product: MAVKKSNILHRLDNAEYQYHLVTDTLADFKPRLRSTPTLYNAKGKKSAKRLEKLIASLNIDDLKQKIQELKLELLNNKVHFVENKICGLFVKQLENQHKMLQSSKNEKQQSKLDTLNQIKDVYGFDKFAYLVVRSKIVKIVISKICPSKALKEKPPAWFAEHNILRQFNDRNDENNPSKVWNEVTKSIAGGEQLVAQLMSMKNVKELLSGLETGVDLVRGVRKAKEESERPESTEVSKKEGFNEESEDSASEATGNEASGESFGEDEEESDIDYDKLLSQCENMIVGTDEEEETQEFQLNPELNYNEVTDVEPSEDEDEQEYHDISDDDDREPLQKRRKLDETPNKLPELMMGYYSGGDDEEFEEDNVAKEQIDNKPKRKNRRGQRARQKIWEKKYGRNAKHIQTQFEKEREERARKKQEFEERAARRAARMGTQVTTTSDSTESSILHKSASTLKRETIHPSWQAKKLAEEKLKSVKFEGKKITFD
- the SEC59 gene encoding dolichol kinase (Syntenic homolog of Ashbya gossypii ABR051C; Syntenic homolog of Saccharomyces cerevisiae YMR013C (SEC59)), which encodes MGKKVSKRSTSYYAVIRTLLSGERVVQWVILGTTFFLAANKLIKTNDDIALFVTLLGTAVAFGVGNAVWYRPGGSQIIKTLPSFNTVYLLFLPFMLSLLFNRDLVLVNCAMALNISLIPVFIRLPIQFAILLFNYGYHDDALRNLVALFINSFACFMLEHISELKSLDETECNLFSILLTNVIFLIHSDSRPFLILKTCMLAFLAGVLVNYSVLTLCRPIHPMFRTLTLLTMFAIVYTGFILKFLHIDKVNNGNALIWLLRFIWQSKTRMTILSCWIASLFLLFPNVFFFKSKMSLNMSRKIWHFLLLPLVVPSMLIEPEFTSIALAGIMTTFFVVEYFRYMELAPLGTFINSQFYHFADYRDLKGPLIVSYIYLMLGVSFPLLVNQSLVGIISLGVGDSLASIVGKNYGRNRWPGTRKTIEGTVAFVFSTAMFALVAQRYFGAFKGLSDGRIILACVLSGVLEGNSTLNDNLLIPAFMMIIMELFKY
- the CLU1 gene encoding translation initiation factor 3 subunit CLU1 (Syntenic homolog of Ashbya gossypii ABR050W; Syntenic homolog of Saccharomyces cerevisiae YMR012W (CLU1)) gives rise to the protein MSNENEFVEVIVKLPGGKDNKLVLSVSKLGKVQQIIDYLAFHKTKKYYTNYSLLYNQKKLDSDEIISDLVGNGTTLHVQMQFKLYTAKDVLQHFLSFREYVGLVCETYDGISEFALSTPAKFSGAPFMEIKNLPAKSAEENERQTMRVSEEEKYRFFDLVNQALESRSAVPGILKSGGNIIIPCLRSLIISGYNPVPAFFRTKGHLMYFQIVTLEGETFHVTATPGGFFVNNSTSSRFDPTPRNEAVTKQTLYEVCSHQSTKFVQHVSKLENAYKENDSTAYARPVTTFLHKPWMVSALPPNNVDFTQLQYTALDFHTDRNFNDEYQTVRESLSSDVTTLLEEEKLLSRVIHEFNVAATKGAMDIFYDNLVALNPDSPRMEHVYLKNSIFYSFISDFDGRHADAGGDEAAHASANQDLQAVKVLLHSNVKKACHLLTAIIEFGGVRVLAQSPVPGILDSNGVERIKDENGEYVTREVPNEVRVRYGQDETTGKIMYDEEIANNLYEFQRVFHLKTHTVGEQSKLQTSCKSKGIIGSDKRCYILDLVNNPLDVEFVRENYDGETDEEARYPHRQTLIRHELVERWWITKVENDKIELSDAFRDNVHAFNPDAYQMEGIEDKTVDDISNFLRLKAIPELVKKFADGTVSVPYTGEHLVDILHNSGINLRYLGKIINLAEKELEEQKSARSAAQSKIAEGNKEHAEWESNYLKKIEGMILERQAKIQQLLKENKEIPPELSGELALDENEVRKPHDGDAVVVNNDNLLTLIELSKLEIISRSVKHVIRKYSKELPAIMVSSLISYVLNLLFGSSYNSKPPVEIPDEVYASFSFEFTKLNQQSLLQEIASQAQRRFGVALSSDWLSQYGESPFMLLRSVCSKNGIQLLNKEYFFTKEQYESWKQSQDKKVRNKLVDPVATFCIQDFSLRPIVKVADMNTNVGDRYWAQASELLKQDDNQQHALVLFTQAIAAREEIYGVVHPIVAESYYALSNVYSNLGAFVQAIALCRKACAIYERVAGYDSFQLMRCLNGLAYLELSNESPFNAALSLSMLLEIFSCNCPSIHPSVISAYYTLGTITGSMKNVPQNIQVLNKISELILKVDGEMTYPYALNESRIGNLYASIEDFENSLPYIQNSFDLFCKELGLNHQTTAQCKRWISGIENIITEKEQQKKLAAASNTVTGSNPKPKKSNTNSVNPNPELVSKSIDELVNFINGDGSSKSSKTQNKNKKNSSKKKALSKKSI
- the SPC42 gene encoding Spc42p (Syntenic homolog of Ashbya gossypii ABR054C; Syntenic homolog of Saccharomyces cerevisiae YKL042W (SPC42)) — its product is MNISPTPKRYQGSNNMPRAVNLNYHNPPAPSYHPLPGHGVEQIVPEEYKINSNMISSLIKQNKDLLAKLDEKDRELEKLNVLVGSLRGKLIKYTELNKKLQGQLAQSASVNSVPEQVPVLGVNQQQQQQQQQSQQAQQAQQREVASDFIQLPRRTPGNSEDDKKINEIYNKLETLTNLLAQQQKAEQDHQPMPATLTSPKSVYSPVTEDDIMISESSELKKLEEQVDHLKRKVLIKSENELRKLSLNQQLVDLMEKLTATGSPQNIHSPNSLLYDRNSSSSTSTESNSGGHPATHCEHCHHPPEETLKRPTMDIKKALETPTPSRTRRDISSQAKNSMSSNGTNAIW